A section of the Solitalea canadensis DSM 3403 genome encodes:
- a CDS encoding NADH-quinone oxidoreductase subunit N yields the protein MEQFIEHIQTSIADVLGSWMYLLPEISLTIFFLTAIFGDLFFSKKIKNIVPIITLSGLAVALIEVIDQFLLVHSEPVMLFSQMLRLDHTAIWYKLLILFSGIIVVLFSLRDFKLRNTEKGSSEYFSLVLVVTIGLNFMIMAQNLLMIYLSVEFVSVCSYVLAASLTGHKRSEESGMKYALFGAVGSAVMLYGMSLLYGFTGTLSLLDPAFYVGLSSMNFMVAAIALLLTIAGLFFKISAFPMHVWVPDVYEGAPTPITTFLSVGPKAAGIALLINFVLALNNTGNNTGSVFLYSTEVFMAIVAIVTMCIGNFSALWQNNVKRLMAYSAIGQSGFILMGIAAYSLTGQKAILYFLFVYAFANIGAFLVIGYFSNVFHSEELDDYKGMGMKYPVVAACMVVFMVSLTGLPPTAGFVGKFLILSSAVEAYTIGGNVLLLIMVIFGVINTVVSLFYYLKIPLNLYLRKPKTEIALDKGNILYSVIIVFLAIITIILGIFPHKLMELMNL from the coding sequence ATGGAGCAATTTATTGAACATATACAAACCTCTATAGCTGATGTACTAGGAAGCTGGATGTATTTGCTTCCGGAAATATCATTAACGATTTTCTTTCTGACCGCCATCTTTGGCGATCTGTTCTTTTCAAAAAAGATCAAAAATATTGTTCCGATCATTACACTTTCTGGTCTTGCAGTAGCACTGATTGAGGTAATTGATCAATTTCTTTTGGTACATTCTGAGCCGGTAATGTTGTTTTCACAAATGCTGCGCCTTGATCATACAGCCATTTGGTATAAGCTGCTTATCCTTTTTTCAGGTATTATAGTTGTGCTTTTTTCGCTTCGTGATTTTAAATTACGTAATACAGAAAAGGGCAGTAGCGAATATTTTAGTTTGGTTTTAGTTGTTACCATTGGGCTAAACTTTATGATCATGGCTCAAAATCTATTGATGATCTATTTGTCGGTAGAATTTGTTTCAGTTTGTTCATACGTACTCGCAGCATCTTTAACAGGGCATAAACGATCTGAAGAATCAGGAATGAAATATGCATTGTTCGGTGCTGTAGGCTCTGCTGTGATGTTGTACGGAATGTCATTATTATATGGGTTTACAGGAACATTAAGCTTATTGGATCCTGCCTTTTATGTCGGTTTATCAAGCATGAATTTTATGGTTGCTGCTATAGCGTTGCTCTTAACAATAGCGGGCTTATTTTTTAAAATTTCTGCATTTCCTATGCATGTATGGGTTCCTGATGTATATGAAGGTGCCCCAACTCCAATCACTACATTTTTGTCTGTTGGACCCAAAGCCGCAGGTATCGCCTTATTGATCAATTTCGTACTGGCCTTAAATAATACTGGTAATAACACAGGATCTGTTTTCTTGTATTCAACAGAAGTATTTATGGCAATAGTGGCTATTGTTACAATGTGTATTGGTAATTTCTCTGCTTTATGGCAAAATAATGTAAAACGCCTGATGGCATATTCAGCAATTGGTCAGTCGGGTTTCATATTAATGGGCATAGCTGCTTATTCATTAACAGGACAAAAAGCAATTTTATATTTTCTATTTGTATATGCTTTTGCCAATATAGGCGCCTTTTTGGTAATTGGTTATTTCTCGAATGTTTTTCATTCAGAAGAATTAGATGATTATAAAGGGATGGGCATGAAATACCCTGTTGTTGCAGCCTGTATGGTGGTCTTTATGGTTAGCTTAACAGGATTACCACCAACTGCAGGTTTTGTAGGAAAATTCCTCATTCTATCTTCCGCTGTTGAAGCTTATACAATTGGAGGAAATGTGTTATTGTTAATTATGGTGATTTTTGGCGTAATAAATACGGTGGTCTCGCTTTTTTATTACTTGAAAATTCCATTAAACCTGTACCTCCGAAAACCTAAAACCGAAATCGCGTTAGATAAAGGAAATATACTTTATTCGGTAATAATTGTATTTCTAGCCATTATAACCATAATACTTGGCATCTTCCCACATAAATTAATGGAACTGATGAATCTGTAG